The window TGCAGAACACTCTTGTTGAAGCCTTCAGGAAGAGTTCCGCCATTGTCATGCGAATTGGTGTGGGATGATTTTCCTGTTCCGGAAAGGCCGAAGAAGGCAATTGAGCGTTTGCCGATGGACTTGACGTCTTCGTCTTTGCAGCCGCTGAAATCAATTTCCTTGATTCCGCCATGACAAGCAGCCATACCGACCCTGATTCCTGAGGTCCAAGCCAGTGTGAGGGTACCCTTTTTACGCTCACCGAAGTAACGCATTCCGAAATTATAAATTACGTTAGCGTCTTCATCTACGAGAGCAAGCTGCGGAAAGCCCTGATTATGATAGAAAGGATCTTCATTACGCCAGAGGTTATCACCTATGATTATGATATCCTGAATAGGAAGTTTGGCGCTTTGTTCATATTTTTCTTTGACTTCATCAAAGGGTGTGAAATTAACAAGCCAGTTGAAAATATTTGCAGCATCATCTTCACCGCCGATTATGGTGGCTTTGATCATCAGATCCTGATCAAGTCCGACAACAGCTTCTGCCTTAATCAAGGGACGTTTCTGCATATCTGAAACAGCTTCACGCAGGTCACCGAGAACCTTGCGCTGATCAGGACCATTCAGCTTATTATAAAAACGACGGGCCTGAGCAGTTCTTCCAACGATTTTACCCTGACAGTTATTGATAACTTTTGCGCCTTCTTTAAGTCCAAGACGTTTGGCTGCTGCCGGATAAACAGGCTGATCCGTTTCCATTACATCCCACTGCTTGAGAGCCATTTCATAAGCCTCAGCTGCGGTCACAGTTCTGATTTTTCTATCACAAAGGAGAGTTTCAGCCATAGCGCGCAACGGCGGTATGCTGGAAAGATCATCCTTATAAAATTCATAAGTAGACTGGCTTGCCACGATTGATCCTCCAAATAAAATCATCAAAAAAAAGTGTTTAAGACGGGCATTACCCGCATTCAGTCAAAAAGGCCAGAGTTAAGCATATATATTTTGCGTGTTTTTTCACAAACGATTTTAACAGAATATTGCACATCCAGCTTTATCTTCTAAAAATATCACAATTGGGAGAATCATTACAATAACAATTTTAAAAACAGTCTTTATTTTCAAAAACTTACAAATTTATTTTCAAAAATGAAACTAAAATAAAAATAACTTTAAATAAGTTGGCTTTTATAAGGCATATTTTAATTAAAATTAAACGGATAGAGATTTAAGCATTCCAGTAAGATACTTCTATAGCTTATCTTCTTTTTCATATTCCAACACGTCAGGATTCAAAACCAAACTAAATCAGACTCACTCAGTCTGAAAAGTAGCAGCTCAAAATTAACTTTAAGCCTGTTTTAATATTCCAAATGCAGATTAAGGCTTAACTATCTTGAGACCTTGAAAGCAAATACAAAAAAAGGCCCGTCAAAGACGGGCCTTTTTAAATAACTTAGACTGTTCGCTGCTAGCCGAGAACAGACCACA of the Maridesulfovibrio bastinii DSM 16055 genome contains:
- a CDS encoding phosphoenolpyruvate carboxykinase (ATP), producing the protein MASQSTYEFYKDDLSSIPPLRAMAETLLCDRKIRTVTAAEAYEMALKQWDVMETDQPVYPAAAKRLGLKEGAKVINNCQGKIVGRTAQARRFYNKLNGPDQRKVLGDLREAVSDMQKRPLIKAEAVVGLDQDLMIKATIIGGEDDAANIFNWLVNFTPFDEVKEKYEQSAKLPIQDIIIIGDNLWRNEDPFYHNQGFPQLALVDEDANVIYNFGMRYFGERKKGTLTLAWTSGIRVGMAACHGGIKEIDFSGCKDEDVKSIGKRSIAFFGLSGTGKSSHTNSHDNGGTLPEGFNKSVLHDDAFQIDIENRVCRAWEPTLFDKTDSRPIGHQDWEYVVSVMNHGAINVDGKILPLGQDLRNPNGRALIDRDLLGKYVNRCSFPETMCWLMKDTCLPPVIRFTDTYLAVAMGAALMTKRNLAENVSEEELKKLVFIPYANPFRVYDLWKDVEAFINVFDHGATGYSFNSIGFWKSSDADLRAIPLQTSLTLQSLILMDKLEWEDWDLLPGSQIPKRNCMEKILPGYYDDYNPAHVNNESEYVQTLKDRFAQRRQFLEGTPDLNCKSDLLSKLTNALQIKS